A stretch of the Maridesulfovibrio zosterae DSM 11974 genome encodes the following:
- the truB gene encoding tRNA pseudouridine(55) synthase TruB has protein sequence MGRKPRTSPFQKHGVLVLNKPSGPTSTDCLNSIKREFKQYKIGHAGTLDPLAEGVLLVMLGQATKLGPYLTGHDKVYTGSLSIGRSTDTYDIQGTETFTGDISEITEKMVESEIFAWNDLTSQEVPAYSAAKHKGKPLYELARKGEETPVKIKSIEIFDAEPLEVSLPMARFRVGCSAGTYIRSLVHSLGSRLGCGAVMESLRREESRPYRLSEAHKLDEVLADSDGFEARVIPIADALPHWHRFTVSESLAANIKNGARIKVEDVCPDQKDIIEGERAMILETDGTALALMETKSFDERLFWVILRGLWG, from the coding sequence GTGGGAAGAAAGCCTCGTACAAGCCCTTTTCAAAAGCATGGCGTACTGGTTCTGAATAAGCCTTCAGGACCAACATCAACTGATTGTCTGAATTCTATCAAGCGCGAATTTAAACAATATAAAATTGGACATGCAGGAACACTTGATCCTCTTGCTGAGGGAGTTCTGCTTGTCATGCTGGGTCAGGCAACAAAACTAGGGCCTTATTTAACAGGACATGATAAAGTATACACCGGAAGCCTGAGTATAGGTAGAAGTACAGATACTTACGACATTCAAGGCACAGAAACTTTCACCGGCGACATTTCTGAAATTACAGAAAAAATGGTGGAAAGTGAAATTTTTGCATGGAATGACTTGACTAGTCAGGAGGTTCCCGCATATTCCGCAGCTAAGCACAAGGGCAAACCCCTCTATGAGCTGGCTCGAAAAGGCGAGGAAACCCCCGTCAAAATCAAGAGCATTGAAATTTTTGACGCTGAACCGCTGGAAGTGAGTCTGCCAATGGCCCGTTTCCGAGTTGGGTGCTCAGCCGGCACCTACATACGCTCCCTGGTCCACAGCTTGGGGTCGCGACTCGGATGTGGCGCAGTAATGGAATCACTTAGACGTGAAGAAAGTCGGCCTTACCGACTTAGTGAAGCACATAAACTCGACGAAGTTTTAGCCGATTCTGATGGATTTGAGGCTCGTGTCATTCCAATTGCGGATGCACTTCCTCACTGGCATAGGTTTACTGTTTCAGAAAGCCTTGCTGCAAATATTAAGAACGGTGCTCGAATCAAAGTTGAGGATGTATGTCCTGATCAAAAGGACATTATCGAAGGTGAAAGGGCTATGATCCTTGAAACTGACGGTACTGCACTTGCCCTTATGGAGACTAAGTCATTTGACGAGAGGCTCTTCTGGGTTATTCTTCGCGGCTTGTGGGGATGA
- the rpsO gene encoding 30S ribosomal protein S15 — MVMTAEDKAKVIEEYSTKPGDTGSPEVQVALLTARITYLTDHFKSHKKDFHSRTGLLKMVGQRRNILKYLKSKDIQRYRDLIARLGLRK, encoded by the coding sequence GTGGTTATGACTGCTGAAGATAAGGCAAAAGTTATTGAAGAGTACTCGACCAAACCCGGTGACACCGGCTCCCCTGAAGTACAGGTAGCACTTCTTACTGCAAGAATCACTTACCTGACTGACCACTTCAAAAGCCACAAAAAGGATTTTCACTCCCGCACAGGCCTGCTTAAAATGGTCGGCCAGCGCAGAAATATCCTGAAGTACCTGAAGTCTAAAGACATTCAGCGTTACCGTGATCTTATTGCAAGACTTGGTCTCCGCAAATAA
- a CDS encoding DHH family phosphoesterase, whose translation METQLKEICRILKEENDFLIASHFNPDGDALGSTAALGFIMEALGKRYRLYNQSGKPKSMDWFETPSPILTEIPKGFDGWYIILDCGDAPRMGETLMNAMDPEKSINIDHHMGNSNFAAVNWVDINRPAVGEMISLIARELGISLSGKLGESIYLSIATDTGFFTYGNTKPETLEIIADILRHGLQLSEYVPKIRNQWTMTRIDLWTLALSKVELHHDGQTAMVFISQEMLDETKASGPDCEGLVSFILRIRGVRIAILIREDSPLRYKFSLRSQSKDNVQTIASLFGGGGHKNASGGLIENNPETVRERLIEAIGEQLKK comes from the coding sequence ATGGAAACTCAGTTGAAAGAAATATGCCGGATTCTTAAGGAAGAAAACGACTTTCTGATTGCATCTCATTTTAATCCCGATGGGGATGCACTAGGTTCAACGGCTGCACTTGGCTTCATAATGGAAGCTTTGGGAAAACGCTACCGCCTATATAACCAGTCCGGTAAACCTAAATCTATGGACTGGTTTGAAACCCCATCTCCTATATTGACTGAAATCCCGAAAGGGTTTGATGGATGGTACATTATTCTTGATTGCGGAGATGCCCCGCGCATGGGCGAAACGCTCATGAATGCCATGGACCCCGAAAAATCAATTAATATTGACCATCATATGGGCAATTCTAATTTTGCTGCAGTCAACTGGGTTGATATTAACCGCCCTGCTGTTGGCGAGATGATTAGCCTTATAGCTCGCGAGCTAGGAATTTCACTTTCTGGTAAACTAGGTGAGTCCATCTATCTGTCCATAGCAACAGATACCGGCTTTTTCACTTATGGAAACACCAAGCCTGAGACACTAGAAATTATTGCTGATATACTTAGACATGGTTTGCAGCTCAGCGAATACGTTCCTAAAATACGCAACCAATGGACTATGACTCGCATTGATCTTTGGACACTGGCGTTAAGCAAAGTTGAATTGCATCATGACGGACAGACAGCCATGGTTTTTATCTCACAGGAAATGCTGGACGAAACAAAAGCATCCGGCCCTGACTGTGAAGGTCTTGTCAGCTTCATATTGCGAATTCGTGGTGTCCGTATAGCTATACTCATCCGAGAAGACAGCCCGCTCAGATATAAATTCAGTTTACGCTCACAGAGTAAAGACAATGTACAGACAATAGCTTCTCTCTTTGGCGGAGGTGGTCATAAAAACGCCAGCGGCGGGCTTATTGAAAACAACCCTGAAACCGTACGTGAAAGATTAATTGAAGCCATTGGTGAGCAGTTAAAGAAATAA